A stretch of DNA from Salvelinus sp. IW2-2015 linkage group LG20, ASM291031v2, whole genome shotgun sequence:
CCACGCCCTGCTGAAGGTGACCATGACTCAGACCCTGGTGCCCCTCTCCCTGGTCAAGGTGCACCTGATGGTGGCCGTGGAGGGACACCTCTTCCAGAAGTGGTTCCACGCCTCTCCTAACCTGGCCTACTCCTACATCTGGGACAAGACGGACGCCTACAGGCAGAGGGTCTATGGGCTGACCCAGGCTGCTGGTGAGTGGCAGTGTGAGATTCTGTAGTGTTTGGATGATGTTTGGTCGGTTATGTTAGACGTAACTGTGTAGATCTATCTGTCAAGACACAGGACCGTGCCATCTATTACCGCAACAGGCTGGCAGAACTTCTGTTGTGGCTTCCTGACAAAAGAAAGCCACAACACAAGCGTTTAATTAAGTTGACACCTACACAGTAAGATACTGTGTGGCGCTGTGTAGGTGTGAACCATGCATTGACAGAAACACCATGTGATCACACCGCATACGCTTCTCCCGACGCACGCGTCTCGTTAGATCGCACTCGCTTGATCAACATTCTTGTTGAAGCATGCTAAAACCTGATGCGTTCGTTCCACAGTGTCAGTGGGGTTCGAGTACGAGACGTGTCCCAGTCAGATCCTATGGGAGAAGAGGACAGCGGTGCTGCAGGGTTACGAGCTGCTACCGTCCAACCTGGGGGGCTGGTCCCTGGACAAACACCACGCCCTCAACGTTGCCAGTGGTACGACCTACAGCCTTTAAAACACACTTAGAACATTTTAGAACGAACCTCACTCACACCAGGACAGATCATTTACACGTGTGTTTTTTCTTTTGTTAGTGTtgagaaatgttttttgttttttttaatttatggtGTAGCTACATTAAATGAATCACTGAAACCAGACAACTTCTCGGAATGCATGAATGAATGTTCAACGTCCAAGTAGTCGTGTCTTTTCTTGTCTCGCATCTGTATGTCAATGCAGTGCCACTGAGGATCTTCTAAAACAGTGTTCTTTCGCCTCCATGTTTGACAGCACCACGTGTGCCCTGAAAACCAATGGAATATTCCTGTGCCCAGGCAGTGACAGACAGGGGACAAGCAGGGAGTCAATAAGATGGAAAAACACTAATAGTATACCTCTCTGACTCTCACACCTTCACACTCACTCAGTTTCTATAGCAACAGTTTGAACAGTATTATTGGATtactttattgttttatttttaggtACACAGGGAATTGAAAGTCTAAAATGATAAGTCAATATTAAGATAGAGGCTGATTAAAAAGTGACACTGGGTCTTTGTTCCCGGGCTCTATTCATGCGTAGATGTGAAGTTTAGGATCTAAAAGGATATTGTTTTGAATCGGAATGCCTCTACTGTCTCAGGGATCCTGCATAAGGGCAGTGGGGAGAACGTGTTTGTATCAGAGCAGCAGCCTCCAGTCATCAACAGCATCATGGGGAACGGGCGCAGGCGCAGTATCTCTTGCCCCAGCTGCAGTGGTCTGGCTGAAGGCAACAAGCTGCTGGCCCCCATGGCCCTGGCCTGTGGGGGGGACGGCAGCCTGTATGTGGGAGACCTCAACTTCATCCGCCGGGTCTACCCCACTCTAAACACCACAGCCGTGCTGGAGCTCAGGTAGGTCGGCAGACATGAGGGATGGACAGAGGTTATCAATGGAGGAGGGGTTGAGTAACATGACAGGCGGAAACTAACAAGGtcgttttcttttgtttttgtttttctccagAAATAAAGACTTGAGGCATGGGTAAGTTATGTTTGTGTGTCctctagggctgaccccatttagtcgactggtcgattgtttggtcgataggctgttggtcaaccgagatttctttagtcaagcagcagcaaacaaaaataaaaatcatgtcgtacaagacacctgtctgagtggactaatctattgtggaggccgtggggatggcacagtccatcactctaagacatgtgCTGCTGAAAATATATATGGTTGTATTAAGTAAGAACAATGGTGCCACACTaataaaaattatattattttataacaattcTCTGGCTTGGGTAGCggtcgctgtccgcggttctgaaatacatcactgcgctgttgaattggtgccttttcctagaccatgttgctatgtgaataatagcaaagttaaccagcatattggtgttgagaacaatgggCGGAGACAGCAGCGGagttaggagaggaggagacagcccttgccttaattgtctaaggcgagaggaaaccccaacttaattaggtgtATAATCAATAGCGTAACTGTTAAATGTGcttggctttataaatcatcaatatattgtacatttacagtgaattcggaaagtattcagaccccttgaccttttccacattttgttacgttacagccttattctaaaattgattgaagaAACAaatttcctcatcagtctacacacccccccaaaaaattgagctcaggtgcatcctgtttccattgatcatccttgagatgtttctacaacttgattagagtccacctgttgtaaattcaattgactggacatgatttggaaatgtgttgcatgtcagagcaaaaaccaagccatgaggttgacggAATTTTCCTTAGACCTCAGAGAAAAGATTGTAgaggcacagaactggggaagggtaccaaaagatttctgcagcattgaaggtccccaaaaatacagtggcctccatcattcttaaatggaagaaggtaggaacccccaagactcgtcctagagctggccgcctggccaaactgagcaattgggattgaagggccttggtcagggaggtgaccaagagcccgatggtcactctgacagagcaccagagttcctctgtggagatgggagaaccttccagaaggacaaccatctctgcagcacttcaccaatcaggtctttatggtagagatgccagacgaaagccactcctcagtaaaaggcacatgacagccccttaaagtttgctaaaaggcacctaaaggactctcagaccatgaaaaacaagattctctggtctgatgaaaccaagattaaactctttggcctgaatgccaagcgtcacatctggaggaaaactggcaacatccctacagtcaagcatggtggtggcaacatcatgatgtggggatgttttcagcagcagggactgggagactagtcaggatggagggaaagatgaactgagcaaagttcagagagatccttgatgaaaaacctgctccagaacgctcaggacctcagactggggcgaagattcaccttccaacaggacaacaacactaagcacacagcaaagacaacgcaggagtggcttcaggacaagtctctgaatgtccttgagtggcccagccagagcccggacttcaacccgatcgaacatctctgaagagacctgaaaatagctgtgcagcgatgctccccatccaacctgacagagcttgagaggatctgcagaggtgaatgggagaaactccccaaatacaggtgtgccaagcttgtagcgtcatacccaagaagcctcgaggctgtaatcgctgccaaaggtccttcaacaaagtactgcataaagggtctgaatagttatgtaaatgtgattttcatttcattttttataaatgttttaacatttctcAACCTGtctttgcttcgtcattatggggtattgtgtgtagattgatgagtgaaaaaacgatttaatcaattttagaaaaaggctgcaTTTTTTGCAAAGTAAAACAATAACatgacatatcacatttacatacagtaccagtcaaaagttgacacacctactcattccagggtttttctttatttttactattttcttcattgtagaatatatattttctacattgaagacatcaaaacaatgaaataacacatattgaatcatgtagtaaccaaaaaagtgttaaacaaatccaaatatattttatatttgagattcttcaaagtagccaccctttgccttgatgacagctttgcacactctttgcatacTCTCAActatcttcatgaggtagtcacctcgaatgcatttcaattaacaggtgtgccttgttaaaagttattttgttgaatttattttcttcttaatgcttttgagccaatcagttgtgttgtgacaaggtaggggtggtattcagaagacagccctatttggtaaaataccaagtccatattatggaaagaacagctcaaataagcaaagagaaacgacagtccatcattactttaagacatgaaggtcagtcaatccggaaaatgtcaagaactttaaaagtttccactcgggagcccaacgttgtctgcagagtgaaggaaaagccgccaacaagtgctcagcataatatgctgagcacttgttggttgctctgttccacttgttagctgcttttttttcactctgcggtccaactcatcccaaaccatctcaactggtttgaggtcgggtgtgTGCCTTATGTGTGTcttttgaattctaaataaatcaccaaagtgtcaccagcaaagcacccccacaccatcacatgtgggaactccttcaagactgttggaaatgcattccaggtgactacctcatgaagctggttgagagaatgccaagaatgtgcaaagctgtcatcaaggcaaagggtggctactttgaagaatctaaaatctaatatatttttatttgtttaacacttttttggttactacatgattccatatgtgttatttcatagtgttgatgtcttcactattattctacaatgtagaaagtagtcaaaataaagacaaacccttgcatgagtaggtgtgtccaaacctttgactggtactgtaagtactcagaccctttactcagtactttgttgaagcacttttggtgTCCTCCAACTTGGTAACATTGCCAGACATACAGCTTTAGCAAAAGTGATGGTTACCTGTATGTCATCTCTCTTGTATTCCTATAGTCTCTGGCTCAGTCCTTTTGAGGGATTATCTATCTAGAATATTCTCTCATTTCCTATCTACCTAGGAACAACCCAACACACAAGTACTACCTAGCGGTGGACCCACTGTCTGGGTCGGTCTTTCTCTCGGACACCAACTCGCGACAGATCTACCGCGTGCGCTCACTGACCGGCGGGCGGCAGTTGTTGGACAATGCCCAGGTGGTGGCTGGGACCGGCGAGCAGTGTGTCCCCTTCGACGAGGCCCGCTGTGGGGACGGCGGCAAGGCCGTGGAGGCCACACTCATGAGCCCTAGGGGTGAGTTCCAGGAGCATAGTGTATCAACCCTTACTGTGGAGGTGACAGTGACCGAAGCCTTTCCTTATTTTAGGGATGCTCTGCTCCACACATTCCATATACAATCAGTTCCACACATCTAATTTCCATCTGGATTATTTTGTTATATCTGACTGTTACTTACAGTCTGTCACTTATACTCCCTTGTAGGAAGCACTCATATTGTGTGATTTTACACATGTTCACCTGCTATTCTTTTGGGGTCTTTAGCTGTCACTCAGTATCTATCTAGTGGTGTCCTCAGGAGGGAGGGTGTATGTAAACGAGTGATTTGCAATCTGTTTGTTCAGAGCAGTGACCTGGAACAGAAACAGCGGGTCTTCGTGACACCAAACTGCCAGGCGGAGTGTTACACTGTCACTTGGTGTCACAGCAGAGATGACACTCTAACACAGAGACATTCTGATGTCAGCACGAGGTTACAACCCTGCAGAATGCCTGATGAGCCCAACTTTGACAGTGTTTTGACTGTTTGTGTTAGCAGCCCCAGATGTAAAGAAGAACTAGTTTTCATATGTCAGAATGTTATGATTTCGAACTCTGCCTCCGTCTTTCTGTCTGTCAGGGATCGCCGTGGATAAGAACGGCCTAATGTACTTTGTTGACGCCACCATGATCCGTAGGGTGGACCAAAACGGCATCATCTCTACCCTGATCAAGACCAATGACCTCACAGCGGTCCGTCCACTCAGCTGTGACTCCAGCATGGACGTCAGTCAGGTGAGGAGAAAAACTGGGGAACAAAAAATCGATATGTTTCATATCTGTATATTTTGGACTTATAGGCCCTTTGGGGCAGAAAACCTGTGTAGTGCTGAGGCTATATGTTTTTCTTAATAGCCAGGTGGGAAGAGAGTCTGCAGTCTAAATGATATCCCCATCTGTCCTATTTGTCCCCCTCTGCCTTATGGCCAAATACGCTAAGCATGGACCACTACAGAGACTTTTCTTTAGAGGGATATATCTACTACTGTCCAACATAAGAGGGCTGCCTCTTTGTTGTCATAAATTGACAGTATTTATACCCACCTATCCTAGCTGTACTCTCTTCTGaatagtgtgtgagagagaggaattTGGATAAAGACTTGGAGATCTAAAGAGCGCTGGGGAGTTCCAGTGGATTTGCGATTACTCATGTGTTGTGTAACTGTTCATCCAGGTGCGTCTGGAGTGGCCCACAGACCTGGCGGTGAACCCCACGGACAACTCCCTGTACGTGCTGGAGAACAACGTGATCCTCCGCATCACAGAGAACCACCAGGTCAGCATCATCGCTGGGAGGCCCATGCACTGCCAGGTCCCGGGCATCGACTACTCCCTGAGCAAGCTGGCCATCCACTCTGCCCTGGAGAGCGCCACGGCCATCGCCGTCTCCCACACTGGTGTGCTCTACATCGCCGAGACGGACGAGAAGAAGATCAACCGCGTGCGGCAGGTCAGCGCCTCCGGAGAGACCTCTCTGCTGGCCGGCGCCACCTCCGAGTGCGACTGCAAGAACGACGTCAACTGCCAGTGCTTCTCTGGCGACGAGGGCTACGCCACGGACGCCGGGCTCAACGCCCCCACCTCGCTCGCCGTGTCTCCCGACGGCACGCTGTTCATCGCTGACCTCAACAACATCCGTGTGCGGGCAGTGCGGCGCGACAGGCCCATGGCCACGCCAGTGGGGCTGTATGAGGTGGGGTCACCCCGGGAGCAGGAGCTGTATGTGTTCAGTAGAGATGGgctccacagacagacagtcagtctgaTCACCGGAGAACCTCTCTATAACTTCACCTACGGGCCGGACAGGGAGCTGGCTGCTGTTGCTGATAACTGTAACAACACCCTGAGGGTGAGGAGAGACGGATCTGGCCAGCTGAGGCTGGTGCTGTTGCCTGAGAACCAGGTGGTCACCCTGGGGCTGGACCCTGCCGGTGGCCTGCGCTCCGTATCTGCCCTCAACCAGGAGGTGGCGCTGATGAGCTATGCTGCGAACACAGGCCTGCTGGCCTCCAAGGCTGATGAGACTGGATGGACCAACTTTTATGAGTATGTGGGAATTAACTAGTGTAtgtgtgactgtaaattagcctaaAGTATTCAGTGATAGAGCTCACAGTGCAGTGTATTAATATTAGGTGACGAAAAGGAGCAATAGCCATTTATTGGTGTGGAAATAATGCATtagtcagagagagaaaaagtggtcTGGATTCCGTCAGGCCACTCGGAGTCAAATCAACAATATGGTCATGTCACATTGTCACCATCTGGTGTCTGACCCTGGTACTGCTCTGAGTGCTAGAAGACATCTGTTGGTCTCACGTTTGACAGACATTCCAGCACATGTAGGATTTTTCCTCCATGGCCCCTCGACTCAGCTCCATCCTACTCTTCCCATGCAGGTATGACAGTGAGGGGCGTCTGACTAACGTCACCTACCCCACGGGAGTGGTGACCAGCCTGCACCGGGAGATAGACCAGTCAATCAACATCGACATGGAGAGCTCCAACAGGGATGACGACGTCACCGTCATCACCAACCTGTCCTCTGCGGAGGCATCCTACACCGTGGTGCAAGGTAACAAACATGTCACCTAAAAGGATCATTCTCATATTTAAACTACAGTACTATAATCCCCTACccagctcgctctctctgtctccccaactCCAACACTTTAGGGTACCTGACACTTTTTACAGTCCTATGACAAATGCGATTAAGGAGAAATTCATTACCTAGGACACAGTAaatcttcatctgtgtctgtgggCGCCATAGGAGGTGGCTGCTGCCCAACAAGAAGGCCCCTGGTCCCAGAGCTTATTTCAGCCGTTTAACAGCGTGGaggaaagagcaggagagagtatAGATTTCCCTACTGACCCATGGGGGTGTGACAGAAAATAAATGCAATCTCATCTGTACGTCTGGAAACTACTGGAGCCGTGAGAATAAGAATTGAAGAGATTTATATGAAAGTGTGCCCTGGGGGGCTCATAAAAGAGGGAAAGCGACTTGGCTACCTTAAACTGCACACTTTATTTCAATCTAATGTGGGAGTTCTGACTgaaatggactctacaaagtAAATCTGGCTATAAAGGCTTCCAAAGTTTGCTTCTACTGTTTCAGGGAGATAAATTGAGTTTGAAAGCCGTTAAAAGCTGGTTTTGAGTACTCTTGTCTGGTTAGACGTGTTCGGGAAGTTTCCTTCGCATTAAGCTCCATGGATTATTTTGCTTCCAGGTACCTTTCCTCCTCAAATGTAGTACATGATCTCATTACTGCATGTAAATGGAATAAAAAGCTCATGTTCTGCATTTTGCTGAAAGACTAAAAACCCTCTTATCTTTGGTCATGTCATTATGAGAGAGGAAACTTGTTATTGTCTGGTAGAAAAGTACACAGATCCAGCCCCAGAGACTGCATTTCCCCTAATGCAGAGCATTCAATTAGATCAAATGTAATGTCTTCTCTGTAATAAAACGTGCCCTCAGTTTCTCACTTCTaatccaaggtgtgtgtgtgtgtgtgtgtgtgtgtgtgtgtgtgtgtgtgtgtgtgtgtgtgtgtgtgtgttgtgtgtgtggtgtgtgtgtgtgtgtgtgtgcctgctgctCCCCCTACAGACCAAGTACGGAACAACTACCAGTTCTGTTACAATGGTACTCTAAGAGTATCGTATGCCAATGGCATGGGCCTCAGCTTCCACACAGAGCCCCATATCCTAGCCGGCTCAGTCAGCCCTACCATTGGTCAGCGCAACATCAGTCTGCCCACCGACAGCGGGCTGAACTCTATCGAGTGGAGGATGAGGAAGGAACTCATCAAGAGCAAAGTGACCGTCTATGGCAGGAAGCTGAGAGTAAGCTGGACACAATGCACTTAAAGAGCTCAGTCTCTAATGTCAATCCATTTCTGGAGGTTTTTTAATCAATGCAGCTTGCTCTCTGTCATACTGAAGTCCCTCTCTGTCACTGAGAATAGAGCTACAATATAGGATTTGTAGAGTAATATTGTTGTTTTGAACTATATATTATACACAGCCAGCTCTGAGCAAAAGAGAGAAAATGTAGTTTTTCACccataaaaacatttgattttatcAGAATGCAAATGATTATACAGGCTTAGGATGTCTTCCTCTCATGTTTCATGTACAGTCAGGTGCCAATAATTTTTGACCTAACTGTACCTATGACTAATGAAATGTCCTCCCTCACACTCTGCACAGGCCCATGGCAGGAACCTCCTCTCAATTGATTTTGACCGCAACACTCGCACAGAGAAGATCTATGACGACCACCGTAAGTTCACACTGAGGATCATGTATGACCAGCAGGGCCGTCCAGCCACCTGGCTTCCCAGCAGCAGCCTGGCTGTGGTCAACGTGTCCTACTCCCCCACTGGACGCCTAGTGGGCCTGCAGAGAGGCAGCATGAGCCAGAGGAGCGAGTTTGACACCTTCGGACGCATCCTCTCACGCACCTTTGTGGACGGCAAGGTGTGGAGCTTCAGCTATCTGGACAGGGTGAGGCATTCTGATACACTActggatgtgtctgtctgtgtctgtgtgtgtgtctgtgtgtgctgtaagCTGTAAGGGAACAGTGTTTTTACTCTTTTGTTGTGAGAAGTTTTTCAAGGCTTCTGTTATTGTGGATGTACAGTAGAGAATAAAAATGGATGtactttatttttgttttctccatCTTGCTCCCCAGTCCATGGTGCTGCACCTCCAGCAGAGTCAGAGGCAGTATGTGTTTGAGTTTGACACCTCAGGGCGTATCATCTCGGTCACCATGCCCAGCATGGCCAGACACACCATGTCCACCCACGTGTCCATCGGCTACATCCGCAACATCTACAACCCTCCCGAGAGCAACGCCACCGTCATCCACGACTTCAGCGAAGACGGACGACCCCGTGCCACCTTTTACCTAGGCACGGGTCGACGCGTCATCTATAAGTATGGCAAGCTGGCCAAGCTGTCTGAGGTTCTGTACGACGGCACAGCTGTGACGTTCGGCTACGACGAGACAGCCGGAGTGTTGAAGATGGTTAACCTGCAGAGTGGGGGATTCTCCTGCACCATCCGCTACCGTAAAGTTGGCCCCCTAGTGGACAAACAGATGTACCGCTTCTCTGAGGAGGGCATGGTCAACGCCCGTTTTGATTACACCTACCACGACAACAGCTTCCGTGTGGCCAGCATCAAGCCTGTGATCGGCGAGACGCCCCTGCCCGTGGACCTCTACCGCTACGATGAGATCTCAGGCAAGGTGGAGCACTTTGGCAAGTTTGGCATTATCTACTATGACGTCAACCAGATAATCACAACGGCAGTGATGACCCTCAGCAAGCACTTTGACGCCCACGGCCGCATCAAAGAGGTGCAGTACGAGATCTTCCGCTCGCTCATGTACTGGATGACGGTACAGTATGACAGCATGGGCCGGGTCATCAAGAGAGAGCTGAAGATCGGGCCATATGCTAACACAACACAGTACCGCTATGAATATGACGGTGACGGCCAGCTTGTCGGGGTCAAAGTCAACGACTGGTCCACCTGGCGTTACAGCTATGACCTGAACGGCAACTTGCACCTGCTGAACCCTGGGAACAGCGCACGCCTGCTGCCGCTGCGCTACGACTTGCGCGACCGCATCACCCGCCTGGGCGACATGCAGTACCGCGTGGATGAGGATGGTGTCCTGAGCCAGCGTGGCGCTGACGTCTTCCTCTACAACTCCAACGGGCTGCTAGAGCAGGCGTACAGCCGTACGCCCAGGGGGTGGAGCGTGCGTTACCGCTACGACGGCCTGGGCCGCCGCATCTCCAGGAAGACCAATGAGGGAGAGCACCTGCAGTTCTTCTACGCAGATCTCAACTACCCCGGCAGGATAACCCACGTGTACAACCACTCTGGAGGGGAGATCACCTCTTTCTACTACGACCTGCAGGGCCATCTGTTTGCCATGGAGGTGACCGGCGGGGAGGAGTATTACATCGCCTCGGACAACACGGGCACGCCGCTCGCCGTCTTCAGCAGCAACGGACAGATGGTCAAGCAGCTTCAGTACACTGCCTACGGGGAGGTGTACCACGACTCCAACCCTGACTTCAACATGGCGGTGGGCTTCCACGGAGGGCTCTACGACCCCCTCACCAAGCTGGTGCACTTTGGCCAGAGAGACTACGATGTGCTGGCAGGCAGATGGACTGCTCCAGACCATAAACTCCTACCTAAGATTGGCAAGGAGCCGTCCCCGTTCAATCTGTACATGTTCAAGAACAACAACCCACTCAGTGATATGATAGACGTCAAGAGCTATGTGACAGGTGAGGATGATTGAGTTAGCTTCTTCTTATGGAAAAAGATCCATCAAGTGAGCTAAGTATGTTATGACatcttgacatgtttttttttcattaatACTCATGCCCTATTTTGCAGATGTGAAGAGCTGGCTGGTGATGTTCGGTTTCCAGCTCAGTAACATCATACCAGGCTTCCCCAGACATCCCATGTATTTTGTTGAACCGCCTTATGAACTACTAGCAAGCCAGGACTGTGAGACTGCTCAGGTGAGTTATGTATCAAATACATATTTGAGCTACTGATTACTGAGACTACACAGGCAAATCTCcatgtattttatgtttattaatttaaacaaaataatcAAGTGACTGGCTGACCCTCTGCTCTGTCTCCAGCTGATCACAGGGGTGCAGCATGCAGCGGAGCGCCACAACCAGGCCTTCATGGCCCTGGAGGGGAGGTTGCTCAACAAGGAGCACCGGGCCAAACGGGACA
This window harbors:
- the LOC111981316 gene encoding teneurin-2 isoform X2 → MVKSKGPPNNHHSQSLRPPLPPPHNHHQSSANSLNRNTLASRRGPTHAPSAAPGEGPSTPESVQLQESWALNSSVPLETRHFLFKTPSGTTPLFSSSSPGYPLTSGTVYSPPPRLLPRNAFSRSSFKLNKPSKYCSWKCAAVSAIAAAVLLXVLLSYFIVLNLLGLNWQLKPADGHLINNGLSTGLPGRSDVATVPSGGRGPWVYRNSSISTGELEVGRRLSQDVPPGVFWRSLLHLRQPLFLKFNISLGKDALFGVYIRKGLPPSHAQYDYMERLDGKEKWSVVESPRERRSIHTVVLNEAIFVQYLDPGTWHLAFYNDGKDKESVSFSTVALDSVQECPQNCHGNGECMSGVCHCFPGFHGMDCAKAACPVLCSGNGQYDKGSCICYSGWKGSECDVPVGQCIDPVCNGHGTCSEGSCTCSAGYRGDTCEEVDCLDPGCSDHGTCVSGQCHCKPGWAGPLCEHPRAQCPDQCHGHGAFIPDTGICSCDPNWMGPDCSMEVCSSDCGAHGLCVGGVCRCEEGWTGAGCDQRVCNPLCVKHGTCRDGKCQCQQGWNGEHCTIDGCPGLCNGNGQCTLGQNNWRCECHTGWRGPGCSVAMEISCADNKDNEGDGLTDCMDPDCCTQSLCLTNPLCLGARDPLQIIQQSQSPSLKVRSFYDRVKLLVGRDGTHIIPGNNPFNSSLASLIRGQVLTTDGTPLVGVNVTFVKYPHYGYTLTRQDGTFDLVANGGASLTLRFERAPFLSQERTVWLPWNQFYAMDTLVLKTEENTIPACDLSGYVHPDPVVVASPLSSFFSSHPAERHIIPETQVVHEQLEIPGTGLKLCYLSSRASGYHALLKVTMTQTLVPLSLVKVHLMVAVEGHLFQKWFHASPNLAYSYIWDKTDAYRQRVYGLTQAAVSVGFEYETCPSQILWEKRTAVLQGYELLPSNLGGWSLDKHHALNVASGILHKGSGENVFVSEQQPPVINSIMGNGRRRSISCPSCSGLAEGNKLLAPMALACGGDGSLYVGDLNFIRRVYPTLNTTAVLELRNKDLRHGNNPTHKYYLAVDPLSGSVFLSDTNSRQIYRVRSLTGGRQLLDNAQVVAGTGEQCVPFDEARCGDGGKAVEATLMSPRGIAVDKNGLMYFVDATMIRRVDQNGIISTLIKTNDLTAVRPLSCDSSMDVSQVRLEWPTDLAVNPTDNSLYVLENNVILRITENHQVSIIAGRPMHCQVPGIDYSLSKLAIHSALESATAIAVSHTGVLYIAETDEKKINRVRQVSASGETSLLAGATSECDCKNDVNCQCFSGDEGYATDAGLNAPTSLAVSPDGTLFIADLNNIRVRAVRRDRPMATPVGLYEVGSPREQELYVFSRDGLHRQTVSLITGEPLYNFTYGPDRELAAVADNCNNTLRVRRDGSGQLRLVLLPENQVVTLGLDPAGGLRSVSALNQEVALMSYAANTGLLASKADETGWTNFYEYDSEGRLTNVTYPTGVVTSLHREIDQSINIDMESSNRDDDVTVITNLSSAEASYTVVQDQVRNNYQFCYNGTLRVSYANGMGLSFHTEPHILAGSVSPTIGQRNISLPTDSGLNSIEWRMRKELIKSKVTVYGRKLRAHGRNLLSIDFDRNTRTEKIYDDHRKFTLRIMYDQQGRPATWLPSSSLAVVNVSYSPTGRLVGLQRGSMSQRSEFDTFGRILSRTFVDGKVWSFSYLDRSMVLHLQQSQRQYVFEFDTSGRIISVTMPSMARHTMSTHVSIGYIRNIYNPPESNATVIHDFSEDGRPRATFYLGTGRRVIYKYGKLAKLSEVLYDGTAVTFGYDETAGVLKMVNLQSGGFSCTIRYRKVGPLVDKQMYRFSEEGMVNARFDYTYHDNSFRVASIKPVIGETPLPVDLYRYDEISGKVEHFGKFGIIYYDVNQIITTAVMTLSKHFDAHGRIKEVQYEIFRSLMYWMTVQYDSMGRVIKRELKIGPYANTTQYRYEYDGDGQLVGVKVNDWSTWRYSYDLNGNLHLLNPGNSARLLPLRYDLRDRITRLGDMQYRVDEDGVLSQRGADVFLYNSNGLLEQAYSRTPRGWSVRYRYDGLGRRISRKTNEGEHLQFFYADLNYPGRITHVYNHSGGEITSFYYDLQGHLFAMEVTGGEEYYIASDNTGTPLAVFSSNGQMVKQLQYTAYGEVYHDSNPDFNMAVGFHGGLYDPLTKLVHFGQRDYDVLAGRWTAPDHKLLPKIGKEPSPFNLYMFKNNNPLSDMIDVKSYVTDVKSWLVMFGFQLSNIIPGFPRHPMYFVEPPYELLASQDCETAQLITGVQHAAERHNQAFMALEGRLLNKEHRAKRDKPGYWFGTKIPIVGRGMMLAIKDGHVVTGVSGLASEDSRKVAQVLNNAIYLEGTHYTIDGKDCHFFVKLGLADSDLLSLGLSSGRKALENGVNVTVSGRSRRGVTVEIHTVALSLSVRYGLAADVLEKERGRLLEQAHQRALSVAWMREQQCLRESREGGRLWAEGERQQLLAAGKVPGYDGYYVLPVEQYPELADSSSNIQFLRQKEMGKR